One genomic segment of Amycolatopsis sp. WQ 127309 includes these proteins:
- a CDS encoding NAD(P)H-dependent oxidoreductase, which translates to MTEAVVVLLAHPRPGSFNHALADRVRAALAAAGRPVRFHDLYAEGFNPVLTAEEAYTSGTHAEDFLASEPDPLVRRHREELRDAAGLVAIHPNWWGKPPAILSGWLDRILVPGVAYRLDDAGGAPESLLALEHLFVVNTSDTPEDRERTLFGDPLDAIWRRCLAPYLGAPAVTRLVLRVVADAGADRRTGWLDDVEGEVTRLFGGR; encoded by the coding sequence ATGACCGAGGCGGTGGTGGTCCTGCTCGCCCACCCCCGGCCGGGCAGCTTCAACCACGCGCTCGCCGACCGGGTGCGGGCCGCGCTGGCCGCGGCCGGGCGGCCGGTGCGGTTCCACGACCTGTACGCCGAAGGCTTCAACCCCGTGCTCACCGCGGAGGAGGCCTACACCAGCGGCACCCACGCCGAGGACTTCCTCGCCTCGGAGCCGGATCCGCTGGTCCGGCGGCACCGCGAGGAACTGCGCGACGCCGCCGGGCTCGTCGCGATTCACCCGAACTGGTGGGGTAAACCACCGGCGATCCTGAGCGGCTGGCTCGACCGGATCCTGGTCCCCGGCGTGGCCTACCGGCTCGACGACGCGGGCGGCGCCCCCGAGTCGTTGCTCGCCTTGGAGCACCTGTTCGTCGTCAACACCTCCGACACCCCCGAGGACCGCGAGCGGACCCTGTTCGGCGACCCGCTCGACGCCATCTGGCGCCGCTGCCTCGCGCCCTACCTCGGCGCACCGGCGGTCACCCGGCTGGTGCTGCGGGTGGTCGCGGACGCCGGCGCGGACCGGCGAACCGGGTGGCTGGACGACGTCGAAGGCGAAGTCACGCGGCTGTTCGGTGGTCGCTGA
- a CDS encoding non-ribosomal peptide synthetase/MFS transporter has translation MTTIDETGSAAARRALLERRLRRRAEPAATITPRPDGDPVPLSYQQERVWFMEQFAPGTTSYNIPVPIRLTGRVDQRQLQAALDALPVRHESLRMRFPAGEDGQPSVRLEPVATVPLSLVDAGDEEAARAAVDAAAAEPFDLVDGPLLRATLVRIADDEHLLAVCTHHIVGDGWSVDLLLRDLAAHYHGTAAGLPALTIGYGDFAHWQRRTLTGTELDRQLDHWQDTLRGVEPLELPTDRPRPATQTFDGAIHEFFVEQDLARALGELSREHGVTLFMTLLAAYQLLLSRYSGQEDFAVGSSSAGRGLPELEGVVGMFINMLPLRAQLAGDPSFTELLDRTRRHVLDAFDHADVPFERLVNALGVPRDVSRSPVFQAMFALQNYEMGRMAAAGESEVDFRWLPMDLPATRFDFEFHAIEIESGLIGKFIHNTALFDAVTVAGMADRLVTLLRSIVADPTRAVSELDLLGDQRDLVLNRWNDTAGEIPPGTLHGLVEAQVARTPDAPALTFRGESLSYRELDARANRVAHRLRELSVGPGTLVGVFANRSFELVTGLLGVLKAGGAYVPLDPEYPADRLAFMLDDAAAPVVLTQAALRDTLPPGDATVVVLDDLTGPESTLDTPAGPDDPAYVIYTSGSTGRPKGVPNGHRGIVNRLDWMHRAYGLDGTDAVLQKTPASFDVSVWEFFWPLSTGARLVLAEPGGHKDAAYLRDLLVSERITTAHFVPSMLTLFLAEPEIDSVTSLRRVVCSGEELPLVTAREFTTRLPHCELHNLYGPTEAAIDVTAWHCTPEALADVASVPIGAPIRNLRIYVLDQRGNPCPVGVPGELHIAGVGLALGYHNRPELTAEKFVPDPFHSGRMYRTGDLAHWRPDGTIAFLGRIDHQVKLRGLRIELGEIETALREQDGVRDAVVLVREDTPGDKRLVGYVVGDADAGALRTALKLTLPDYMVPPSFVTLDELPLTPNGKLDRKALPAPVASRDASTELVAPSTPLEILLADIWRDVLKVDELGVDDDFFDLGGHSMLATQVVARIAKAGHQAGVMDLFQHRTIRELAAFLDGDRDDSGHLLYELTKPVKQRTLTYVCFPYGGGSAIVYQPLADALPAGYSLYSVAIPGHDVGLAEEAVPFDELVERLADEVLERIDGPLAIYGHCGVGNALAVGVARRLEERGRELEVVHIGAIFPFARIKGAVGTLRTKLEKLRSNRYYADWLKGMGVDTEELDPDQADRIISNMRADSRAAEEYFSGLLDARVAKLRAPIIAVVGSEDPVTDYYAERYREWEFLTDRTALVVLDQAGHFFLRYRADELAEIITRVHPALDDPGELHVAKRGEDAGWAVHDTHTADVDEKPVVPPSMARFVTVTIGQLVSSTGSALTSFAVPIWLYTRTGSVTDLGLLWALALMCGVLILPVAGALVDRGDRRKIMIAASAIAGLIQLALALLLVADNLQLWFIYVLIPLGSVAGSLQRIAYQSSVAQLVPKQYLGHAMGLAQLSNGFAQLLMPVIAAGLLAAIQLSGILVLDMVSYAFAIVSLLFVRFPDLLGWRPREPLLTAIAGGLKYSWNHRGFRTMLLYFALANVFLAPALVLVSPLVLSFGTVTDVAQVALAEAVGAVAGGIGMALWGGPRKRRMVGVLVGNVGIALGCLVMGLRPSLIVVAAGVFLLAAAMAVSQGIYATLVQVKVPQRYHGRVFAINQTITWSTLPIGFAVLAPLAVGWFSPLLAPGGALTGSVGSILGTGEGRGVGLVYVVYALILLLINVGGFAVKLLRRFDTEVPDSLPDDLVGAQVRERKLAGKEAA, from the coding sequence GTGACGACGATCGACGAGACCGGCAGCGCCGCCGCGCGCCGGGCCCTGCTGGAACGACGGCTGCGCCGGCGCGCCGAACCGGCCGCGACCATCACCCCGCGCCCGGACGGCGACCCCGTCCCGCTGTCCTACCAGCAGGAACGCGTCTGGTTCATGGAGCAGTTCGCGCCCGGGACCACGTCGTACAACATCCCGGTCCCGATCCGCCTCACCGGCCGCGTCGATCAGCGGCAGCTGCAGGCCGCCCTCGACGCCCTCCCGGTCCGGCACGAGTCGCTGCGGATGCGGTTCCCGGCGGGGGAGGACGGGCAGCCATCCGTCCGCCTCGAACCGGTCGCCACCGTGCCGCTGTCCTTGGTGGACGCCGGTGACGAGGAAGCCGCGCGGGCCGCAGTCGACGCCGCCGCGGCCGAGCCGTTCGACCTGGTCGACGGCCCGCTGCTGCGCGCCACCCTCGTCCGGATCGCCGACGACGAGCACCTCCTCGCCGTCTGCACGCACCACATCGTCGGCGACGGCTGGTCGGTCGACCTGCTGCTGCGCGACCTCGCCGCGCACTACCACGGCACCGCCGCCGGCCTGCCCGCGCTGACCATCGGCTACGGCGACTTCGCGCACTGGCAACGCCGGACGCTCACCGGCACCGAACTCGACCGGCAGCTGGACCACTGGCAGGACACCCTCCGCGGCGTCGAACCCCTGGAGCTGCCGACGGACCGGCCGCGCCCGGCGACCCAGACGTTCGACGGTGCCATCCACGAGTTCTTCGTCGAGCAGGACCTCGCCCGGGCGCTCGGCGAGCTGAGCCGCGAACACGGCGTCACGCTCTTCATGACGCTCCTCGCGGCTTACCAGCTGCTGCTGTCGCGGTACTCCGGGCAAGAGGACTTCGCCGTCGGGTCGTCGTCGGCCGGGCGCGGGCTGCCCGAGCTGGAAGGTGTCGTCGGCATGTTCATCAACATGCTGCCGCTGCGCGCCCAGCTGGCCGGCGACCCGAGCTTCACCGAGCTGCTGGACCGGACCCGACGGCACGTGCTCGACGCGTTCGACCACGCCGACGTCCCCTTCGAACGCCTGGTCAACGCCCTGGGCGTACCCCGGGACGTCAGCCGCTCGCCGGTGTTCCAGGCGATGTTCGCGCTGCAGAACTACGAGATGGGCCGGATGGCCGCGGCGGGTGAGTCCGAAGTGGACTTCCGCTGGCTGCCGATGGACCTGCCCGCCACCCGGTTCGACTTCGAGTTCCACGCGATCGAGATCGAGTCCGGCCTGATCGGCAAGTTCATCCACAACACCGCGCTGTTCGACGCGGTGACCGTCGCCGGGATGGCCGACCGCCTGGTGACGCTGCTGCGCTCGATCGTCGCCGACCCGACGCGGGCGGTGTCCGAACTGGACCTCCTGGGCGACCAGCGGGACCTGGTGCTGAACCGCTGGAACGACACGGCGGGGGAGATCCCGCCGGGCACGCTCCACGGCCTGGTCGAGGCCCAGGTCGCCCGCACCCCGGACGCGCCCGCGCTGACGTTCCGCGGCGAGTCCCTGTCCTACCGGGAACTGGACGCCCGCGCCAACCGCGTCGCGCACCGCCTGCGTGAGCTGAGTGTCGGCCCGGGCACGCTGGTCGGCGTCTTCGCGAACCGATCGTTCGAACTGGTCACCGGCCTGCTGGGGGTGCTGAAGGCGGGCGGCGCGTACGTCCCGCTGGATCCGGAGTACCCGGCCGACCGGCTCGCGTTCATGCTCGACGACGCGGCCGCGCCGGTGGTCCTCACCCAGGCCGCGCTGCGCGACACCCTGCCGCCGGGCGACGCGACCGTCGTCGTCCTCGACGACCTGACCGGGCCCGAGTCCACACTGGACACCCCGGCCGGGCCGGACGATCCGGCGTACGTCATCTACACCTCGGGCTCCACCGGACGGCCGAAGGGCGTGCCGAACGGCCACCGCGGCATCGTCAACCGCCTCGACTGGATGCACCGCGCCTACGGCCTCGACGGCACGGACGCGGTCCTGCAGAAGACCCCGGCGAGCTTCGACGTCTCCGTGTGGGAGTTCTTCTGGCCGCTCAGCACCGGCGCCCGGCTGGTGCTGGCCGAGCCGGGCGGCCACAAGGACGCGGCCTACCTGCGTGACCTGCTGGTCTCCGAGCGGATCACCACGGCCCACTTCGTACCGTCGATGCTGACCCTGTTCCTCGCGGAGCCGGAGATCGACTCGGTGACGTCGTTGCGCCGCGTGGTCTGCAGCGGTGAGGAACTGCCCCTGGTCACGGCCCGGGAGTTCACCACCCGGCTGCCGCACTGCGAACTCCACAACCTCTACGGCCCGACCGAGGCCGCGATCGACGTCACGGCGTGGCACTGCACGCCCGAGGCGCTGGCCGACGTCGCGTCGGTGCCCATCGGCGCACCGATCCGCAACCTGCGGATCTACGTCCTGGACCAGCGCGGAAACCCGTGCCCGGTCGGCGTCCCCGGCGAGCTGCACATCGCGGGTGTCGGCTTGGCGCTCGGCTACCACAACCGGCCCGAGCTGACGGCCGAGAAGTTCGTCCCGGACCCGTTCCACAGTGGACGGATGTACCGCACCGGCGACCTAGCCCACTGGCGCCCGGACGGCACGATCGCCTTCCTCGGCCGCATCGACCACCAGGTCAAGCTCCGCGGCCTGCGCATCGAACTGGGCGAGATCGAGACGGCGTTGCGTGAGCAGGACGGCGTCCGCGACGCGGTGGTGCTCGTCCGCGAGGACACCCCGGGCGACAAGCGCCTGGTCGGGTACGTCGTCGGTGACGCGGACGCCGGGGCGCTGCGGACGGCGTTGAAGCTCACCCTGCCGGACTACATGGTCCCACCGTCGTTCGTCACCCTCGACGAACTTCCGTTGACCCCCAACGGGAAGCTCGACCGCAAGGCCCTGCCCGCACCGGTCGCGAGCCGCGACGCGAGCACGGAACTCGTCGCCCCGTCGACGCCCCTGGAGATCCTCCTCGCGGACATCTGGCGCGACGTCCTCAAGGTGGACGAGCTGGGCGTCGACGACGACTTCTTCGACCTCGGCGGCCACTCGATGCTCGCCACCCAGGTGGTCGCGCGGATCGCGAAGGCCGGGCACCAAGCGGGTGTGATGGACCTGTTCCAGCACCGGACCATCCGGGAGCTGGCGGCGTTCCTCGACGGCGATCGCGACGACTCCGGGCACCTGCTCTACGAGCTGACCAAGCCGGTGAAACAGCGGACGCTCACCTACGTGTGCTTCCCGTACGGCGGCGGCAGCGCGATCGTCTACCAGCCCCTCGCCGACGCGCTGCCCGCCGGCTATTCGCTGTACTCGGTGGCGATCCCGGGTCACGACGTCGGCCTGGCCGAGGAAGCCGTGCCATTCGACGAACTGGTCGAGCGGCTGGCCGACGAGGTCCTCGAGCGCATCGACGGCCCGCTGGCCATCTACGGCCACTGCGGCGTCGGCAACGCGCTCGCCGTCGGCGTCGCCCGCCGGCTGGAGGAACGCGGCCGCGAGCTTGAAGTAGTCCACATCGGCGCGATCTTCCCGTTCGCGCGGATCAAGGGCGCGGTCGGCACCCTGCGCACGAAGCTGGAGAAGCTGCGCAGCAACCGGTACTACGCGGACTGGCTCAAGGGCATGGGCGTCGACACCGAGGAGCTCGACCCGGACCAGGCCGACCGGATCATCAGCAACATGCGCGCCGACAGCCGCGCCGCCGAGGAGTACTTCAGCGGCCTGCTCGACGCCCGCGTCGCCAAGCTGCGCGCCCCGATCATCGCGGTCGTCGGCTCGGAGGACCCGGTCACCGACTACTACGCCGAGCGCTACCGCGAGTGGGAGTTCCTCACCGACCGCACCGCGCTGGTCGTGCTGGACCAGGCCGGGCACTTCTTCCTCCGCTACCGCGCGGACGAGCTGGCCGAGATCATCACCCGCGTCCACCCCGCGCTGGACGACCCGGGCGAGCTGCACGTCGCGAAGCGGGGCGAGGACGCGGGCTGGGCGGTGCACGACACGCACACGGCCGACGTGGACGAGAAGCCCGTGGTGCCACCGAGCATGGCCCGGTTCGTCACGGTCACCATCGGCCAGCTGGTCTCCTCGACCGGTTCGGCGCTGACGTCGTTCGCGGTGCCGATCTGGCTCTACACCCGCACCGGCTCGGTCACCGACCTCGGCCTCCTCTGGGCGCTGGCCCTGATGTGCGGGGTGCTGATCCTGCCGGTGGCCGGCGCCCTGGTCGACCGCGGCGACCGCCGGAAGATCATGATCGCGGCCAGCGCGATCGCCGGGCTCATCCAGCTCGCGCTCGCCTTGTTGCTGGTCGCGGACAACCTGCAGCTCTGGTTCATCTACGTGCTGATCCCGCTCGGGTCGGTCGCGGGGTCGCTGCAGCGGATCGCCTACCAGTCGTCGGTCGCCCAGCTCGTGCCCAAGCAGTACCTCGGGCACGCGATGGGCCTCGCGCAGCTGTCCAACGGCTTCGCCCAGCTGCTCATGCCGGTGATCGCCGCCGGCCTGCTGGCCGCGATCCAGCTGTCCGGAATTCTGGTCCTCGACATGGTGAGCTACGCCTTCGCCATCGTCAGCCTGCTGTTCGTCCGGTTCCCCGACCTGCTCGGCTGGCGCCCGCGCGAACCGCTGCTGACGGCGATCGCCGGCGGGCTGAAGTACTCGTGGAACCACCGCGGCTTCCGCACCATGCTGCTGTACTTCGCGCTGGCCAACGTCTTCCTGGCGCCCGCGCTGGTGCTCGTCTCGCCGCTGGTGCTCTCGTTCGGCACGGTCACCGACGTCGCCCAGGTCGCGCTGGCCGAGGCGGTCGGCGCCGTGGCCGGCGGCATCGGGATGGCGCTGTGGGGCGGGCCCCGCAAGCGGCGGATGGTCGGCGTGCTCGTCGGCAACGTCGGCATCGCGCTCGGCTGCCTGGTGATGGGCCTGCGCCCGTCGCTGATCGTCGTCGCCGCCGGGGTGTTCCTGCTGGCCGCGGCGATGGCCGTGTCGCAGGGCATCTACGCGACGCTCGTGCAGGTCAAGGTGCCGCAGCGCTACCACGGCCGGGTGTTCGCGATCAACCAGACGATCACCTGGTCCACCCTGCCGATCGGCTTCGCCGTGCTGGCGCCGCTGGCCGTCGGCTGGTTCTCGCCGCTGCTGGCTCCCGGCGGCGCTCTCACCGGGTCGGTCGGCTCGATCCTCGGCACCGGGGAAGGCCGCGGGGTCGGGCTCGTCTACGTCGTCTACGCGCTGATCCTGCTGCTGATCAACGTCGGCGGGTTCGCCGTCAAGCTGCTGCGCCGGTTCGACACCGAGGTGCCGGACTCGCTGCCGGACGACCTGGTCGGCGCGCAGGTGCGCGAGCGGAAGCTCGCGGGGAAGGAGGCGGCGTGA
- a CDS encoding TauD/TfdA family dioxygenase — translation MTADLAAPLGQLEGNEHTRIAVHQVPDLAWVEAHLPQLQAHLRDHGAILLRGLPVDLDLFNRVTETIGGALLTYTERSTPRSAVAGNIYTSTEYPPAESIPMHNENSYSAHWPARLFFLCDTPAATGGATPIADSRAMFRLLPQDLRDRFSGGVAYTRAFREGLGLTWQEAFQTDDRAVVEEYCARNGQTLEWTDEGLRTRHVRPSFVDEPHTGETVWFNQANLFHVSSLGEEVSEALLELYPEADLPRNAYFADGSPIPITDLEKIREVYAEVSYAFPWQAGDVMVVNNMLAAHGREPFTGKRRILVAMTG, via the coding sequence ATGACCGCCGATCTCGCGGCGCCGCTGGGGCAGCTCGAAGGCAACGAGCACACCCGCATCGCCGTCCACCAGGTCCCCGACCTCGCGTGGGTCGAAGCGCACCTGCCGCAGTTGCAGGCCCACCTGCGGGACCACGGCGCGATCCTGCTGCGCGGCCTGCCGGTCGACCTCGACCTGTTCAACCGGGTCACCGAGACGATCGGCGGCGCGCTGCTCACCTACACCGAGCGCTCGACGCCGCGTTCGGCGGTCGCCGGGAACATCTACACCTCGACGGAGTACCCGCCCGCCGAGTCGATTCCGATGCACAACGAGAACTCCTACTCGGCGCACTGGCCGGCCCGGCTGTTCTTCCTGTGCGACACCCCGGCCGCGACCGGCGGCGCGACGCCGATCGCGGACAGCCGGGCGATGTTCCGCTTGCTGCCCCAGGACCTCCGCGACCGGTTCTCCGGCGGCGTGGCCTACACCCGGGCGTTCCGCGAGGGCCTCGGGCTCACCTGGCAGGAGGCGTTCCAGACCGACGACCGCGCGGTCGTCGAGGAGTACTGCGCCCGCAACGGCCAGACCCTCGAATGGACCGACGAAGGCCTGCGCACCCGGCACGTCCGGCCGTCCTTTGTGGACGAGCCGCACACGGGTGAGACCGTGTGGTTCAACCAGGCCAACCTCTTCCACGTCTCCAGCCTCGGCGAGGAGGTCAGCGAGGCGCTGCTGGAGCTGTACCCGGAGGCCGACCTGCCGCGCAACGCCTACTTCGCCGACGGCAGCCCGATCCCGATCACCGACCTGGAGAAGATCCGCGAGGTCTACGCCGAGGTGAGCTACGCGTTCCCGTGGCAGGCCGGCGACGTGATGGTGGTCAACAACATGCTGGCGGCCCACGGCCGCGAGCCGTTCACCGGCAAGCGCCGCATCCTCGTCGCGATGACCGGATGA
- a CDS encoding ATP-grasp domain-containing protein has translation MKTAFVVRETRGHWIQDVVAAVRREGFRAELVTEALDDAERAELTAIVDGFVVVDDVRDAAAVADAIRARDPEPGGVLTAAEGIIASTARVAELLGVARCPADVFVVAHNKFAVRKALAEAGLPGPPCALFADPADAAKIAETVGLPAIVKPVNGAASTLVRTVSTVDELAAAHDLLATRLPRSPDARYHRTLPGSIDPLRVFLVEGLLEGPEYAVDVLIRDGVAEAVGIVGKPLIDERKFELGMVCPPLDLPEERAAAIRSAVLDAVRALGLDNTCAHVEIIDDERRGPTVVEVNAGRPAGGAQPALLKLATGIDVTAEAVSLALGTPPPPRGRGLPVPVGYLVVYADGAGRLVRVTGTDDVAALPEVLEVVTIVSPGQVLSGDQEVYAVNIIAAGFADAADLAALHAEATKLIRIELEES, from the coding sequence GTGAAGACCGCGTTCGTCGTCCGCGAGACCCGCGGGCACTGGATCCAGGACGTCGTCGCGGCCGTGCGCCGGGAGGGCTTCCGGGCCGAGCTGGTCACCGAGGCCCTGGATGACGCCGAGCGCGCCGAGCTGACGGCGATCGTCGACGGTTTCGTGGTCGTCGACGACGTCCGGGACGCGGCGGCGGTCGCCGACGCGATCCGGGCGCGCGACCCCGAACCCGGGGGAGTGCTCACCGCCGCGGAAGGGATCATCGCGAGCACCGCCCGGGTGGCCGAGCTGCTCGGCGTCGCCCGCTGCCCGGCCGACGTCTTCGTCGTGGCGCACAACAAGTTCGCCGTCCGGAAGGCCCTGGCCGAAGCGGGGTTGCCCGGCCCGCCGTGCGCGTTGTTCGCCGACCCGGCCGACGCCGCGAAGATCGCCGAAACGGTCGGGCTCCCGGCGATCGTCAAGCCGGTCAACGGCGCGGCCAGCACCCTGGTCCGCACGGTGTCCACAGTGGACGAGCTGGCCGCGGCCCACGACCTGCTCGCGACCCGGCTCCCGCGGTCGCCGGACGCGCGTTACCACCGGACCCTGCCCGGCTCGATCGACCCGCTGCGGGTGTTCCTGGTCGAAGGCCTGCTCGAAGGCCCCGAATACGCGGTGGACGTGCTGATCCGCGACGGCGTCGCGGAGGCCGTCGGGATCGTGGGCAAGCCGCTGATCGACGAGCGCAAGTTCGAGCTGGGCATGGTCTGCCCGCCGCTCGACCTGCCCGAAGAGCGCGCGGCGGCGATCCGGTCGGCGGTGCTCGACGCCGTCCGCGCGCTGGGCCTCGACAACACCTGCGCGCACGTCGAGATCATCGACGACGAGCGGCGCGGCCCGACCGTCGTCGAGGTGAACGCCGGCCGCCCGGCCGGCGGCGCGCAACCCGCCCTGCTCAAGCTGGCCACCGGCATCGACGTCACCGCCGAGGCCGTCTCGCTCGCCCTCGGCACCCCGCCGCCCCCGCGCGGGCGCGGCCTGCCGGTGCCGGTGGGCTACCTGGTCGTCTACGCCGACGGCGCCGGTCGGCTGGTGCGCGTCACCGGCACCGACGACGTCGCCGCCCTGCCCGAGGTCCTCGAGGTCGTCACCATCGTCTCGCCCGGCCAGGTGCTCAGCGGCGACCAGGAGGTCTACGCCGTCAACATCATCGCCGCCGGGTTCGCCGACGCTGCGGACCTGGCCGCGCTGCACGCCGAGGCCACCAAGCTGATCCGCATCGAACTGGAGGAGTCATGA
- a CDS encoding ATP-grasp domain-containing protein, producing the protein MSVVVLIREARGHWVGEVAAAVHAAGHRAVLLAPPVDAAERTSLAALVDDVVAVDDVYDAEAVAAKIREITSAPAAVLTGSDGAIESTARVAELLGVARGPASAFTRCASKYAVREALAAAGLPGPGFALISSATEAADVASQVGLPAIVKPVNGAGSNLVRTVSTVDELAAAYELLALRLPESADPRYHRPLGALDPAKTFLVEGFLRGPEYAVDVLIRDGVPEPVEILDKPLIDERKFELVLSCPPAGLTDERAALVTSAASAAVTALGLDNTVAHVEIIDDERRGPTIVEVNAGRPAGSIMPLLAKLRTGIDVFAELTALALGAPPPAREPAKLPIPLGMLILYATGSGTLTGIGGLDEVAALPEVVDVVTTVSPGQVLTDEQETYAVNLVVAGFADHEDLVALHAEASELIRLEVS; encoded by the coding sequence GTGAGCGTCGTGGTGCTGATCAGGGAGGCGCGCGGGCACTGGGTCGGCGAGGTCGCCGCCGCGGTGCACGCGGCCGGCCACCGCGCGGTCCTGCTCGCCCCGCCGGTGGACGCGGCGGAGCGGACGTCGCTCGCCGCGCTGGTGGACGACGTCGTGGCCGTGGACGACGTCTACGACGCCGAAGCCGTCGCCGCGAAGATCCGCGAGATCACGTCCGCGCCCGCGGCGGTGCTCACCGGTTCCGACGGTGCCATCGAGAGCACCGCCCGGGTCGCCGAGCTGCTCGGCGTCGCACGCGGCCCGGCGTCGGCGTTCACCCGGTGCGCCAGCAAGTACGCCGTCCGGGAAGCCCTCGCGGCGGCCGGGCTGCCCGGACCGGGGTTCGCGCTGATCTCGTCGGCCACGGAGGCCGCTGACGTGGCCTCGCAGGTGGGCCTTCCGGCGATCGTCAAGCCGGTCAACGGCGCGGGCAGCAACCTCGTGCGCACGGTGTCCACAGTGGACGAACTGGCGGCGGCGTACGAGCTGCTGGCGTTGCGGCTGCCCGAGTCCGCCGATCCGCGCTACCACCGCCCGCTGGGCGCGCTGGACCCGGCGAAGACGTTCCTCGTGGAAGGGTTCCTGCGCGGCCCCGAGTACGCGGTCGACGTGCTGATCCGCGACGGCGTCCCCGAGCCGGTCGAGATCCTCGACAAGCCGCTGATCGACGAGCGCAAGTTCGAGCTGGTCCTGTCCTGCCCGCCCGCCGGGCTCACCGACGAGCGGGCCGCGCTGGTCACGTCGGCCGCCTCGGCCGCGGTGACAGCGCTGGGCCTGGACAACACGGTCGCGCACGTCGAGATCATCGACGACGAGCGGCGCGGCCCGACGATCGTCGAGGTCAACGCCGGCCGCCCGGCGGGCTCGATCATGCCGCTGCTGGCCAAGCTGCGGACCGGGATCGACGTCTTCGCCGAGCTGACCGCCCTGGCGCTGGGTGCGCCGCCGCCCGCGCGGGAACCGGCGAAACTGCCGATCCCGCTGGGGATGCTGATCCTCTACGCCACCGGTTCCGGCACGCTGACCGGCATCGGCGGGCTCGACGAGGTCGCCGCGCTGCCCGAGGTCGTCGACGTCGTCACCACGGTCTCACCCGGCCAGGTGCTGACCGACGAGCAGGAGACGTACGCGGTGAACCTGGTCGTCGCCGGGTTCGCCGACCACGAAGACCTCGTCGCCCTGCACGCCGAGGCGAGCGAGCTGATCCGGCTGGAGGTCTCGTGA